The Desulfuromonadaceae bacterium genome includes a region encoding these proteins:
- a CDS encoding type II toxin-antitoxin system YoeB family toxin has product MKHGLSGYWSRRINDEHRIVYKVDGAAVFIA; this is encoded by the coding sequence CTGAAGCATGGTTTGTCGGGCTATTGGTCCAGACGAATCAACGATGAGCACAGAATCGTTTATAAAGTTGATGGCGCGGCTGTATTTATTGCTC